The genomic interval CCACGAACGGCTGGACGGCTTCCGCGACACCTACGCGAAGGCCGGCGCCGAGCTCGACCCGAGACTCGTGTTCGAAGGCGACTTCACCCACGAGAGCGGGCGCCGCGGCGTCCAGCACGCACTCGGCGAACGACTCGAGTTCGATGCGGTCTTCGCCCACAACGACCTCTCCGCCGGCGGCGCCATCCAGGCCGTCCGGGAGACCGGGCGGAACGTGCCGAACGACGTGTCGGTGGTCGGGTTCGACGACATCCCGTACGCCGAACACACCGAGCCGCCGCTGACCACGGTGCATCAGCCGATGCGCCAGATGGGCCAGGCCGCCGCCCGGATGCTGATGGGGTACTTCGGCGGCACGCCGCTGCCCGAGACCCCGCAGGTGCTGCCGACGACGCTGATCGTCCGCAGCTCAACCGCCCCGAAACCCCTCACGAGGACCAGACCCGCCCCGAAATCCCGGTCCCACTAGAAGACTCCGGTGGCGGGGCAGCTGCCCCTGTCCCGCCGCCGGCGTACCCCTCGATATCGATCCGTTAAGGCGTTCGCTCTTCCGATGAGAGCGTTCTCACGCCACGATGCACTGGCCCACCGGCTCAGGGTGGGTCATCCGCCAACAGATGCACAGGAGGAACCGATGCGAGCACGACGCACAGTCGCGCTGGCCCTCACGGGCCTGCTCGCGGCAGCCACACTGGCTGCCTGCAGTAACGGGGACGGGAAGGCCGCCAACAGCGGGTCCAGCAGCGGGGCAACCGTTCTGAACATCGGCATGCCGAACGGACCGCAGACCGAGAACCACAACCCGTTCCTCGGCTCCTCCTCGGGCGCCTCCTTGGGCTACCGCTGGATGATCTTCGAGCCGCTGGTGATGATCAACGGGATCAAGCCCACCGAGCCGGGCAAGCCCTGGCTGGCGACCGAGTGGAAGTGGGACGCCAACTACACCAAGCTGTCGCTGACCATCCGGGACGGCGTCAAGTTCTCCGACGGCCAGCCGATGACCGCCGACGACGTCGCCTACTCGTTCCAGCTGCGCAAGGACAACGAGGGCCTGAACCAGGACGCGATCCCGTACGGCACGATCACCGCGTCCGGCAACAAGGTCGACCTGACCTTCACCCGGTCGCAGTTCACCAACCAGAACAAGATCCTGACCGTGTTCGTGGTCCCGAAGCACCAGTGGTCGACGATCAAGGACCCGAGCCAGGACACCCTGAAGAACCCGATCGGCACCGGCCCGTACACGGTCAAGTCGTTCACCCCGCAGACCACCACGCTGACGTTGCGGGACTCGTACTGGCAGGACCTCCCGAAGGTCAAGGAGCTGCGGTACACGTCGTACAACGACAACAACGCGCAGACCACCGCGCTGGCCAACGGCTCGTCGGAGTGGAGCTTCGTCTTCGTCCCGAACGTGAAGGCGGTCTACCAGGACAAGGATCCGGCGCACCACAAGCTGTGGTTCCCGGCGAACCTCGGCATCCACGGCCTGTGGATCAACACCACCAAGAAGCCGTTCGACAACCCGGCGCTGCGCCGGGCGATGAACCTGGTGATCAACCGCGACGACATCTTCCAGCAGGGCGAGGCCGGCTACTTCTACCCGAAGGTCGAGTCCGTCACCGGGATCCCGACCCCGGCCGGTGACTCGTTCATCGCCCCGGAGTACAAGGACAAGAAGCATTCGGTCGACGTCGACGGCGCCAAGAAGGAGCTCTCCGACGCGGGCTTCAAGCTCGAGGGCGACGTACTGAAGGACCCGGCCGGCAAGCCGGTGACGATCACGCTGACCGACCCGGCCGGCTGGTCGGACTACCAGACCGACCTG from Kribbella sp. NBC_00709 carries:
- a CDS encoding ABC transporter substrate-binding protein; the encoded protein is MRARRTVALALTGLLAAATLAACSNGDGKAANSGSSSGATVLNIGMPNGPQTENHNPFLGSSSGASLGYRWMIFEPLVMINGIKPTEPGKPWLATEWKWDANYTKLSLTIRDGVKFSDGQPMTADDVAYSFQLRKDNEGLNQDAIPYGTITASGNKVDLTFTRSQFTNQNKILTVFVVPKHQWSTIKDPSQDTLKNPIGTGPYTVKSFTPQTTTLTLRDSYWQDLPKVKELRYTSYNDNNAQTTALANGSSEWSFVFVPNVKAVYQDKDPAHHKLWFPANLGIHGLWINTTKKPFDNPALRRAMNLVINRDDIFQQGEAGYFYPKVESVTGIPTPAGDSFIAPEYKDKKHSVDVDGAKKELSDAGFKLEGDVLKDPAGKPVTITLTDPAGWSDYQTDLEIIKDNLSTIGIKATIDKANQDAWFKNIDEGRFDAAMHWTNGGATPFDIYQNIMDGKILKPVGKGGVSGNYGRFNSPEATKALDQYANAADDATRTTALNTLQKIMVEQMPVIPTSASNVGGLYSTKNWVGWPDEQNQYGPAQPTQQNALQIILNLKPAGSQ